One genomic window of Luteitalea pratensis includes the following:
- a CDS encoding sensor histidine kinase: MFRLQTRVLLANVACACAATATGAVLLRGGAPAWLAVASALAVALVVGLAAARIATSPARQALRALHDGVTGFAESDFATRLASPSPDEVGDLVSVFNRMGAILREERAELIQRELLLDTLLQGAPMAILLLDQRQRIVFANAACRRVFHGATRLNGRLLAELVELAPAALQGPLRRGEDSLVTWDQDGQEESYRILVRAFHLNTVSHRLVVIERITHELSRQETATWKKAIRVMSHELNNSLAPVSSLAHSAKVAASRPDAAARLPALLDTIAERVAHVTSFLEGYARFARLPVPRPETVALAPFLSGVSQLFPYTLDTPVGEAAGWFDAAQVQQVLINLLKNAEESGSVPEEIRMLVDARHDGVLLTVLDRGTGMDEDTMRKALLPFHSFKRAGSGLGLSLCSEIVEAHGGRLHLARRQAGGMAVSVWLPNQATRT, encoded by the coding sequence GTGTTCCGCCTGCAGACGCGGGTGCTGCTGGCCAATGTCGCCTGTGCCTGCGCCGCAACCGCGACAGGCGCCGTCCTGCTGCGAGGCGGCGCGCCTGCGTGGCTGGCAGTTGCCTCGGCACTCGCCGTCGCCCTCGTCGTCGGCCTGGCGGCGGCACGGATCGCGACATCCCCGGCACGCCAGGCGCTGCGTGCCCTGCACGACGGCGTGACCGGCTTTGCCGAGAGCGACTTCGCGACGCGGCTGGCATCGCCCTCGCCCGACGAGGTCGGGGACCTGGTGTCGGTCTTCAACAGGATGGGCGCGATCCTGCGTGAGGAACGCGCCGAGCTGATCCAGCGGGAACTCCTACTCGACACGTTGCTGCAGGGCGCGCCGATGGCGATTCTGCTGCTCGACCAGCGCCAGCGCATCGTCTTTGCCAATGCCGCCTGCCGACGGGTGTTTCACGGCGCGACGCGCCTGAATGGGCGCCTGCTCGCGGAACTCGTGGAACTGGCCCCTGCCGCGCTCCAGGGCCCGCTGCGACGCGGCGAGGACAGCCTGGTGACGTGGGATCAGGATGGACAGGAGGAGAGCTACCGCATCCTCGTCCGCGCCTTTCATCTGAACACGGTGTCGCATCGGCTGGTGGTCATCGAACGGATCACGCACGAACTGTCACGGCAGGAGACGGCAACGTGGAAGAAGGCGATCCGGGTGATGAGCCACGAACTGAACAACTCGCTGGCGCCGGTGAGCTCGCTGGCCCATTCCGCCAAAGTGGCGGCGAGCCGGCCGGACGCCGCTGCGCGCTTGCCCGCCTTGCTCGACACGATTGCCGAGCGCGTCGCACACGTGACCAGCTTCCTCGAAGGCTACGCGCGCTTCGCTCGGCTGCCGGTGCCGCGGCCGGAGACGGTGGCGCTCGCGCCATTCCTCTCGGGCGTCTCGCAGCTGTTCCCGTATACGCTCGACACGCCGGTCGGCGAAGCCGCCGGCTGGTTCGACGCGGCGCAGGTCCAGCAGGTGTTGATCAACCTGCTGAAGAATGCCGAGGAGTCCGGCAGCGTGCCCGAAGAGATCCGCATGCTGGTGGACGCACGGCACGATGGCGTGCTGCTCACGGTCCTCGATCGCGGGACGGGCATGGACGAGGACACCATGCGTAAGGCGTTGCTGCCGTTCCATTCCTTCAAGCGGGCTGGCAGCGGCCTCGGACTCTCCCTCTGCTCGGAGATCGTCGAAGCACACGGCGGGCGCCTGCACCTCGCACGCCGGCAGGCCGGCGGCATGGCCGTCAGCGTGTGGCTTCCCAACCAGGCCACACGCACGTAA
- a CDS encoding sigma-54-dependent transcriptional regulator has product MPPSPLVCLIVEDQDPVAQALEVLFSLHDVPAAVAVDAAAALERVRSGDVGVVLQDMNFAPGETSGDEGAALFHAIRSVDPVMPVLLMTAFTSLERAVSLVKAGATDYFGKPWDDARLVASVRELLAMREARRSSDRSANGSIESAARSRPGASQPDLCGLVFQSGAIARLVDLAVHVAAADVPVLITGPNGSGKEKIARIIQANSTRAGRAFVTVNVGALPDTLLEAELFGAEAGAFTGAQRRRVGRFEAAHGGTLFLDEIGTLSLPGQAKLLRVLQTGEYERLGSSISLHSDVRLLCATNVHLPTAIAAGQFREDLYFRLNVIELAVPPLRDRPDDILPIARQMLSGQGRTRTLGAAAERALLAHAWPGNVRELENRLQRASLVAPGEEISPGDLGLATAHASSPLVQPRPESGPYRVPGAGAERDALEEVLRVHGGSVSRAAEALGLSRQALYRRMERLGVSLERRPRS; this is encoded by the coding sequence GTGCCCCCGAGCCCACTGGTCTGCCTCATCGTCGAGGATCAGGACCCCGTCGCCCAGGCGCTGGAGGTCCTGTTCTCGCTCCACGACGTGCCCGCGGCCGTCGCAGTGGACGCCGCGGCCGCGCTCGAGCGGGTGCGATCCGGGGACGTGGGCGTCGTGCTGCAGGACATGAACTTCGCGCCAGGTGAGACGTCGGGCGACGAAGGCGCGGCGCTGTTCCATGCGATCCGCAGCGTCGATCCGGTGATGCCGGTGCTGTTGATGACGGCGTTCACGTCGCTCGAACGCGCGGTGTCGCTCGTGAAAGCGGGAGCGACCGACTACTTCGGCAAGCCGTGGGACGATGCGCGGCTGGTGGCGAGTGTCCGCGAACTGCTCGCGATGCGCGAGGCGCGCCGCAGCAGCGACCGGAGCGCCAACGGGTCGATCGAGTCGGCGGCACGAAGTCGCCCGGGCGCCAGCCAGCCGGACCTCTGCGGGCTGGTGTTCCAGAGCGGCGCCATAGCGCGGCTCGTGGACCTCGCGGTTCACGTCGCGGCGGCCGATGTGCCGGTGCTGATCACCGGCCCGAACGGCTCTGGCAAGGAGAAGATCGCCCGCATCATCCAGGCCAACTCCACGCGTGCCGGCCGCGCGTTTGTCACCGTCAACGTCGGGGCGCTGCCGGACACGCTGCTCGAAGCCGAGTTGTTCGGCGCCGAAGCCGGCGCCTTCACGGGCGCACAGCGACGCCGCGTCGGCCGTTTCGAGGCTGCGCATGGCGGCACGCTGTTCCTCGACGAGATCGGCACCTTGTCGTTGCCAGGACAGGCGAAGCTGCTTCGCGTGTTGCAGACCGGCGAGTACGAGCGGCTTGGATCGAGCATCTCGCTCCACAGCGACGTCCGGCTCCTGTGCGCCACCAACGTGCACCTGCCGACGGCGATCGCGGCCGGACAGTTCCGCGAGGACCTGTACTTCCGGCTGAACGTGATCGAACTCGCCGTCCCGCCCTTGCGCGATCGTCCAGACGACATCCTGCCGATCGCGCGCCAGATGTTGTCGGGTCAGGGCCGGACGCGAACATTGGGCGCCGCGGCGGAGCGGGCGCTGCTCGCCCACGCCTGGCCGGGGAACGTCCGCGAGCTCGAGAATCGTCTGCAACGCGCGAGCCTGGTGGCCCCGGGTGAAGAGATAAGCCCGGGGGATCTTGGCCTCGCGACCGCGCATGCCTCGTCGCCCCTGGTGCAGCCGCGCCCGGAGAGCGGGCCCTACCGTGTTCCCGGCGCGGGAGCCGAACGCGATGCGCTCGAGGAGGTGCTGCGCGTGCATGGCGGCAGCGTGTCGAGGGCCGCGGAGGCGCTCGGCCTCTCGCGGCAGGCACTCTACCGTCGGATGGAGCGGCTCGGCGTCTCGCTCGAACGCCGCCCGCGGAGCTGA